One segment of Clostridium ljungdahlii DSM 13528 DNA contains the following:
- a CDS encoding YlbF family regulator produces MSICDKASELAAELKNCEEVTALREASKEIEKSEANIKMLDDFRKIQMEAYSEQMQNGEVSEKTKQKFKDIGSVVSMNPSVNKYIQTEQRFSIMWQNILKVLNDAIGIDFSFGTGKNKK; encoded by the coding sequence ATGAGTATATGCGATAAAGCAAGTGAGCTTGCAGCAGAGCTTAAAAACTGTGAAGAAGTGACTGCATTAAGAGAGGCAAGTAAGGAAATAGAAAAAAGTGAAGCAAATATAAAAATGTTAGATGACTTTAGAAAAATACAAATGGAGGCTTATTCAGAGCAAATGCAAAATGGAGAGGTCTCTGAGAAAACTAAACAAAAATTTAAAGATATAGGTTCTGTAGTATCTATGAATCCATCTGTAAATAAGTATATACAGACAGAACAGAGATTCAGTATTATGTGGCAGAATATATTAAAGGTGCTAAATGATGCCATAGGAATAGACTTTTCTTTTGGAACAGGTAAAAATAAAAAATAG
- the typA gene encoding translational GTPase TypA: MNLFTRNDIRNVAIIAHVDHGKTTLVDALLRQSNIFRSNEKVEERVMDSNDLEKERGITILSKNTSVMHKGIKINIVDTPGHADFGGEVERVLEMVDSVLLLVDAYEGPMPQTKFVLKKALELKLKPIVVINKIDKSDARPSEVLDEIFDLFIELGANDEQLDFPVVYCSSKAGFAKKEMEDESDNMEPLFDAIIENVAPPQGYLDMPLQMLITTIDHNEYVGRIGVGKITRGSIKKNEQVALIRKGNKIENVKVSNLYVYDGLKKKEVDEAKLGDIVAVSGIPDINIGETIADASEPEALPFVEIDEPTLNMNFMVNDSPFAGREGDYVTSRHLRDRLMKELETNVALKVEETDSADCFKVSGRGELHLSVLIETMRREGYEFQVSKPTVIYKEENGKKLEPIEYLTIDVPEEFMGIVMEKLGPRKAEMVNMTSAVNGYTRLEFKIPARGLIGFRNEFMTDTKGNGIMNHVLDSYEEYKGDIPERTRGSLVVFEPGTAITYGLFNAQERGTLFIEPGTEVYEGMIAGECSRAEDIEVNVCKKKHLTNTRTSSADDALKLVPVNKMSLEKSLEFIASDELVEITPKSIRMRKRILNTDLRKKAARRK; the protein is encoded by the coding sequence ATGAATTTGTTTACAAGAAATGATATAAGAAATGTGGCAATAATAGCCCATGTCGATCATGGTAAGACCACATTGGTAGATGCATTATTAAGACAAAGCAATATATTTAGATCAAATGAAAAAGTTGAAGAGAGAGTCATGGACTCAAATGATCTTGAAAAGGAAAGAGGTATTACTATACTATCAAAGAATACTTCTGTAATGCATAAAGGAATTAAAATAAATATAGTAGACACACCGGGCCATGCAGATTTTGGAGGAGAAGTAGAACGTGTACTTGAAATGGTAGATAGCGTTTTATTATTAGTAGATGCTTATGAGGGACCTATGCCTCAGACAAAATTTGTTTTGAAAAAGGCGTTGGAATTAAAATTAAAGCCAATAGTTGTTATAAATAAAATAGATAAGTCGGATGCAAGACCTTCTGAAGTACTGGATGAAATTTTTGATTTATTTATAGAGTTAGGTGCTAATGATGAACAGCTTGACTTCCCTGTAGTTTATTGTTCTTCAAAAGCAGGGTTTGCTAAAAAAGAGATGGAAGATGAATCAGATAATATGGAACCTTTATTTGATGCAATAATAGAAAATGTTGCTCCACCTCAGGGATATTTAGATATGCCACTTCAAATGCTAATTACAACTATAGATCACAATGAATATGTAGGTAGAATAGGTGTAGGAAAAATAACAAGAGGAAGTATAAAGAAAAATGAGCAGGTTGCACTTATAAGAAAAGGAAATAAAATAGAGAATGTAAAAGTGTCTAATCTTTATGTTTATGATGGACTCAAAAAGAAAGAGGTAGATGAGGCAAAACTTGGTGATATAGTTGCTGTATCAGGTATTCCTGATATAAATATAGGTGAAACTATAGCAGATGCTTCAGAACCAGAAGCACTTCCTTTTGTAGAGATAGACGAACCTACATTGAATATGAACTTTATGGTAAATGATTCACCTTTTGCTGGAAGAGAAGGAGATTATGTAACTTCAAGACATTTGAGAGATAGACTCATGAAAGAGCTTGAAACAAATGTTGCCCTTAAAGTAGAAGAAACTGACTCAGCAGATTGCTTTAAAGTAAGCGGCAGAGGAGAACTACATCTTTCAGTTTTAATAGAAACTATGAGAAGAGAAGGCTATGAATTTCAAGTTTCAAAACCAACAGTTATATATAAAGAAGAGAATGGAAAAAAATTAGAACCTATTGAATATTTGACTATAGATGTACCTGAAGAATTTATGGGAATTGTTATGGAAAAGCTTGGACCTAGAAAAGCTGAAATGGTAAATATGACTTCTGCAGTTAATGGGTATACAAGACTGGAATTTAAAATACCAGCAAGGGGACTTATTGGATTCAGAAATGAATTTATGACAGATACCAAGGGAAATGGAATAATGAACCATGTATTAGATAGTTATGAAGAATACAAAGGAGACATACCAGAAAGAACAAGAGGATCACTCGTAGTATTCGAACCAGGTACTGCTATAACTTATGGACTTTTTAATGCTCAGGAAAGAGGAACTCTTTTTATAGAGCCAGGAACAGAAGTATACGAAGGAATGATAGCTGGTGAATGTTCAAGAGCTGAGGATATAGAGGTAAATGTATGTAAAAAGAAGCATTTGACAAATACAAGAACTTCAAGTGCGGATGATGCATTAAAGTTAGTTCCTGTAAACAAAATGAGTCTTGAAAAATCACTAGAGTTTATAGCATCGGATGAATTAGTGGAGATTACTCCTAAGAGTATAAGAATGAGAAAGAGAATATTAAATACAGATCTTAGAAAAAAGGCTGCAAGGAGAAAATAG
- a CDS encoding O-methyltransferase — MSGVAYEYMENYIRSLIGEHDGILKEMEEYARLNSVPIVHKEVARFLELMITMKKPLKILELGTAIGYSAILMSLSSHKKSHITTVERDKHMIEIARENVKKYKFEQHIDIIEGDCLEVLKTMQEQYDFIFMDAGKAHYNHFLPYCLKLLNEEGMIVADNALFRGMIASDELVKRRKITIVKRMREYLNTISDHDKFITSIIPMGDGIAVTVRRN, encoded by the coding sequence ATGAGCGGTGTTGCATATGAATACATGGAAAATTATATAAGATCATTGATAGGAGAACATGATGGAATATTAAAGGAGATGGAAGAGTACGCCAGATTAAATTCTGTTCCAATAGTTCATAAAGAAGTGGCAAGATTTTTAGAACTTATGATAACTATGAAAAAGCCCTTAAAAATTTTGGAGCTTGGAACAGCAATTGGTTACTCTGCTATTCTCATGAGCTTAAGTTCCCATAAAAAAAGTCATATAACAACAGTTGAAAGAGATAAGCACATGATAGAAATCGCCAGGGAAAATGTGAAAAAATATAAATTTGAGCAGCACATTGACATTATAGAAGGAGACTGCCTGGAAGTACTTAAAACTATGCAGGAACAATATGATTTTATATTTATGGATGCAGGCAAAGCACACTATAATCATTTTTTACCTTATTGTTTAAAACTTTTAAATGAAGAAGGCATGATAGTAGCAGATAATGCATTATTTAGAGGAATGATTGCTTCAGATGAATTGGTGAAAAGAAGAAAGATAACTATAGTAAAAAGAATGAGAGAGTACTTAAATACAATATCTGATCATGATAAATTTATAACATCAATTATACCTATGGGAGATGGTATAGCTGTTACAGTGAGGAGGAATTAA
- a CDS encoding peptidase U32 family protein, with amino-acid sequence MKKPELLAPAGNLEKLKTAINFGADAVYLGGSKLNLRAFADNFEDNELEEGIEYAHKRGKKVFVTVNVFPHNEDLVGMEDYLKKLYELGSDAILVSDPGIIMTAKEVVPNLELHLSTQANNVNWKSAMFWHNQGVKRIVLARELSLKEINEIRCHLPESCEIEAFVHGAMCMSYSGRCVLSNYMTGRDANRGQCAQPCRYKYYLMEEKRQGEYFPVFEDDRGAYILNSKDLCMIDHIPELVKSGINSLKIEGRMKSSYYVATVVKAYRRAIDAYFENPDSYKFKKVWLDDLMKASHRVYYTGFYFGDPGKQVYETSSYIRNYDIVGIVKDYDSLEERAVIEQRNKVFNEDEVEVLRPKGDGFCIRLYDMRNEKGEKIESAPVAQMIFTAKVSNKMEKGDMLLKAKSDK; translated from the coding sequence ATGAAAAAACCAGAACTTCTAGCACCAGCTGGTAATCTTGAAAAGCTGAAGACAGCTATAAACTTTGGTGCTGATGCAGTTTATCTTGGAGGCAGCAAGCTGAATTTAAGAGCTTTTGCGGATAATTTTGAAGATAATGAATTAGAAGAGGGAATAGAGTATGCTCATAAAAGGGGTAAAAAGGTATTTGTAACTGTAAATGTGTTCCCTCATAATGAAGATTTAGTGGGAATGGAAGATTACTTAAAAAAATTATACGAATTAGGATCAGATGCAATACTTGTATCTGATCCAGGAATAATAATGACTGCAAAAGAAGTCGTTCCTAACTTAGAACTTCATTTAAGTACTCAAGCCAATAATGTGAATTGGAAATCAGCTATGTTTTGGCACAACCAAGGAGTAAAGAGAATAGTACTTGCAAGAGAGTTATCGCTTAAAGAAATAAATGAGATACGATGCCATTTACCGGAGAGTTGCGAAATAGAGGCTTTTGTTCATGGTGCAATGTGTATGTCCTATTCTGGTAGATGTGTACTTTCAAATTATATGACAGGAAGAGATGCCAATAGAGGTCAATGTGCCCAGCCATGCAGATATAAATATTATTTGATGGAAGAAAAAAGGCAAGGGGAATACTTCCCGGTATTTGAAGATGATAGAGGAGCTTATATATTAAATTCTAAAGATTTATGTATGATAGATCATATTCCTGAACTAGTTAAGAGTGGCATAAATTCATTAAAAATAGAAGGAAGAATGAAGAGTTCATATTATGTGGCTACTGTAGTAAAAGCCTATCGAAGAGCGATAGATGCTTATTTTGAAAATCCAGATTCATATAAATTTAAAAAAGTATGGTTGGATGATTTAATGAAAGCAAGCCATAGAGTATATTATACTGGATTTTATTTTGGAGATCCGGGCAAACAGGTATATGAGACCTCTTCATATATAAGAAATTATGATATAGTAGGAATAGTGAAAGATTATGATAGCCTTGAAGAAAGAGCTGTTATAGAACAGAGGAATAAGGTTTTTAATGAAGATGAAGTAGAAGTGCTTAGACCTAAAGGTGATGGCTTTTGCATACGCCTTTATGACATGAGAAATGAAAAGGGAGAAAAAATAGAATCGGCACCTGTAGCCCAAATGATATTTACAGCTAAAGTAAGTAACAAGATGGAAAAGGGAGATATGCTTTTAAAAGCAAAAAGTGATAAATAA
- a CDS encoding penicillin-binding transpeptidase domain-containing protein: protein MFEINRNVIRKRQCFLFIVIILIFSVLYFKIIKVQYFGWNKLSVMADAQYSYKEDLTDANYKLFDSYGRQLMSYNKKYYVVILPEVFLKDNQNADSEKVLTLVYTLRNYNSSYDLSKIAVLNSSQKVYYEIDESTYNKLKDIKGVNGFYTYIYSPLNRSGVWSIENLLENPRRTKDNKMKSGSSLEMQIYNKTKNNEKPQVVFERDVNGNIIGKKTNLPKNNVNVRLTVDKDIEDKIKEVLNSSENKNYGQIGVVLMEASTGKIKALVQKDDNKPNVNLGVSTNHGFFPGSIFKVLVEEAGLDKNMISVNDKFTCRGLYEEKDESHHGTLTPEGALTLSCNDVFSQIGNKVGFNNFYDNAKSQGLFQKVLNLDSEKEGRFEVKNPSYSDGSLGLAAIGQNVRITPLEAISIPNTVINDGVYVKPYIVDSYVDDKNNVIEQVNTTSYSVIEKSTAEEMKKQMINVVDMGTAKSAYMNNQEVGGKTGSTQRVELTGSSKTAQEHSDGWFSGFFKANGRYYSMVVFVEDINKDSESGGNTAAPIFKNIILKVQQYLK, encoded by the coding sequence ATGTTTGAGATTAATAGAAATGTAATTAGAAAAAGACAGTGTTTTTTATTTATAGTAATTATTTTAATATTTTCAGTACTATATTTTAAAATAATAAAGGTTCAATATTTTGGGTGGAACAAATTAAGTGTAATGGCGGATGCTCAGTATTCCTATAAAGAAGATCTTACAGATGCCAATTACAAATTATTTGATTCTTATGGAAGACAGCTTATGAGTTACAATAAGAAATATTATGTTGTAATACTGCCAGAAGTGTTTTTAAAAGATAATCAAAATGCAGATTCAGAGAAAGTTTTGACACTTGTATACACTCTTAGAAATTATAATAGTAGCTATGATTTATCTAAGATAGCTGTGCTAAATAGCAGTCAAAAAGTATATTATGAAATTGACGAGAGTACATATAATAAACTAAAAGATATAAAAGGCGTAAATGGATTTTATACCTATATATACTCCCCATTAAATAGGAGTGGAGTGTGGAGCATAGAAAATTTACTTGAAAACCCTAGAAGAACTAAGGATAATAAGATGAAATCTGGGAGTTCTTTGGAAATGCAGATATATAATAAAACTAAGAATAACGAAAAACCTCAGGTAGTATTTGAGAGGGATGTAAATGGAAATATAATAGGGAAAAAGACCAATTTACCTAAAAATAATGTAAATGTTAGGTTGACTGTAGATAAAGATATAGAAGATAAAATAAAAGAAGTGTTAAATAGCAGCGAAAATAAAAACTATGGGCAGATTGGGGTAGTTTTAATGGAGGCAAGTACGGGAAAAATAAAAGCTCTGGTGCAGAAAGATGATAATAAGCCAAATGTAAATTTAGGGGTTTCTACTAATCATGGATTTTTCCCTGGATCTATATTCAAAGTTTTAGTGGAGGAAGCAGGACTCGATAAGAATATGATAAGTGTAAATGATAAGTTTACATGTAGAGGACTTTATGAAGAAAAAGATGAGTCCCATCACGGAACTTTGACTCCAGAGGGGGCACTTACACTGTCATGTAATGATGTATTTTCTCAAATAGGAAATAAGGTTGGATTTAACAATTTTTATGACAATGCAAAATCTCAAGGATTGTTTCAAAAAGTGTTAAATTTGGATAGTGAAAAAGAGGGCCGATTTGAGGTGAAAAATCCAAGTTATAGTGATGGAAGCCTGGGACTTGCAGCTATAGGTCAAAATGTAAGAATAACTCCACTGGAAGCTATAAGCATACCTAATACAGTTATAAATGATGGAGTATATGTTAAACCGTATATAGTAGATAGTTACGTAGATGATAAAAATAATGTTATAGAACAAGTTAATACTACAAGTTATTCTGTAATTGAGAAATCTACAGCAGAGGAAATGAAGAAGCAGATGATAAATGTAGTTGATATGGGTACAGCAAAATCAGCGTATATGAACAATCAGGAAGTAGGGGGAAAGACTGGAAGCACACAGAGAGTGGAACTTACTGGCAGCAGCAAAACTGCACAGGAACATTCAGATGGATGGTTTTCCGGTTTCTTTAAAGCAAATGGAAGATATTATTCGATGGTAGTTTTTGTTGAAGATATAAATAAAGACAGCGAAAGCGGAGGAAATACTGCAGCTCCTATTTTTAAAAATATAATTTTGAAAGTACAGCAATATTTAAAGTGA
- the sigK gene encoding RNA polymerase sporulation sigma factor SigK: protein MFLTNCLLDILGNVVFMTAYVTNSSSFPQPLSDEEEEYYLKKLEQGDLLAKSILVERNLRLVAHIVKKYSYPSKEVDELISIGTVGLIKAIDSFDMSKGTRLATYAAKCIENEILMLIRNNKKIRNEVYLEDPIGVDKEGNEISLMDVLSSDEGSIIEIVEQKLQVKKLYSKINTCLSEREKSVVEMRYGLLEGKPRTQREIAKLLGISRSYVSRIEKKALKKLYKELNYGTG, encoded by the coding sequence GTGTTTTTAACAAATTGCTTATTAGATATCCTGGGAAATGTAGTATTTATGACGGCTTACGTTACAAATAGTAGTTCATTTCCACAACCCTTAAGTGATGAAGAAGAAGAATATTATCTCAAAAAATTAGAGCAGGGAGATTTGCTTGCTAAAAGTATTTTAGTGGAGAGAAATTTAAGACTAGTAGCACATATTGTAAAAAAGTATTCATATCCTAGTAAAGAAGTAGATGAATTAATTTCAATTGGAACTGTTGGGCTTATTAAAGCAATAGATTCTTTTGATATGTCTAAGGGAACTAGACTAGCAACATATGCAGCAAAGTGTATAGAAAATGAGATATTGATGCTTATAAGAAATAATAAAAAAATTAGAAATGAAGTATACTTAGAAGATCCTATTGGTGTTGATAAAGAAGGAAATGAAATATCTCTTATGGATGTTCTCAGTAGTGATGAAGGTTCTATAATTGAGATTGTAGAACAAAAATTACAGGTAAAAAAATTATATTCTAAAATAAACACTTGTTTATCTGAAAGGGAAAAAAGCGTTGTGGAAATGCGATATGGCCTCTTGGAAGGAAAACCAAGGACCCAAAGAGAGATAGCTAAGCTATTAGGAATATCAAGATCTTATGTATCAAGAATTGAAAAAAAAGCTTTAAAAAAGTTATACAAAGAATTAAATTATGGGACAGGATAA
- a CDS encoding type IV pilus twitching motility protein PilT codes for MLSLKDLLEITIKEEASDLHLTVGIPPVIRVNGELEVLGKEKLQPSDTERFSKEILDKDYDKYMKIGEIDISFSVAGLGRFRVNIFKQRGSNAIAVRVVGLKIPTLNELKFPQVIKNLLSYKKGLILVTGPTGCGKSTTLAAMINEINCTRAAHIITLEDPIEYLHKHNKSIINQREIGKDSLSYANALKSVLREDPDVILVGEMRDLETISVVLTASETGHLVFSTLHTIGAAKTIDRIVDVFPPYQQQQIKIQLAAVLRGIVSQQLIHREDGKGRVAAVETMIATPAIKNMIREGKTYQIESSMQTGSKYGMKTMDIALAELYKKGLISYESAIAYACDANIITKIISL; via the coding sequence TTGCTATCATTAAAAGATTTATTAGAAATAACTATTAAAGAAGAGGCATCAGATTTGCACCTTACTGTAGGTATACCTCCTGTAATAAGGGTAAATGGAGAACTTGAAGTACTTGGAAAAGAAAAACTGCAGCCATCAGATACAGAAAGATTTAGTAAAGAAATATTAGATAAAGATTATGATAAATATATGAAAATTGGAGAAATCGACATATCATTTTCTGTAGCTGGACTTGGCAGATTTAGAGTAAATATTTTCAAGCAAAGGGGAAGTAATGCCATTGCAGTGAGAGTTGTAGGATTGAAAATACCAACTTTAAATGAACTTAAATTTCCACAGGTAATAAAAAATCTTTTATCTTATAAAAAAGGACTGATTTTGGTAACAGGTCCTACAGGTTGTGGAAAAAGTACGACTTTAGCAGCTATGATAAATGAAATAAATTGTACAAGAGCTGCACATATAATAACTTTAGAAGATCCTATAGAATATTTACATAAGCACAACAAGTCTATAATAAATCAGAGGGAAATAGGGAAAGATTCCTTAAGCTATGCTAATGCTTTAAAGTCAGTACTTAGAGAAGATCCAGATGTAATTTTAGTGGGAGAAATGAGAGACCTTGAAACTATATCTGTTGTGCTTACGGCTTCTGAAACCGGACATCTTGTATTTTCGACGTTACATACTATAGGAGCAGCTAAAACTATAGATAGAATTGTAGATGTATTTCCACCGTATCAACAACAGCAGATAAAAATACAATTAGCAGCAGTTTTAAGGGGAATAGTATCTCAGCAGCTTATACATAGAGAAGATGGTAAGGGAAGAGTAGCAGCAGTTGAGACTATGATTGCTACTCCAGCCATTAAAAATATGATAAGAGAAGGAAAAACCTATCAAATAGAATCTTCAATGCAAACCGGGTCAAAGTATGGTATGAAGACAATGGATATAGCACTGGCGGAACTTTATAAAAAAGGATTAATATCTTATGAGTCTGCTATTGCCTATGCTTGTGATGCAAATATAATAACTAAAATAATTTCATTATAG
- a CDS encoding glycosyltransferase family 2 protein produces the protein MSIFKELIHNASRVLTYTVYIISIYYLFISIFGIRRKKDTGEVKPEKSFALVVAAHNEEVVIDDIIESLKKLDYPKALYDIFVIADNCTDKTALKARKKGAIVYERFTEGKRGKGYALEWMFDKIFKMKKKYDAVAIFDADNLVNRNFLKEMNKQLCKGYKVVQGYLDSKNPCDTWITGSYSIAFWTCNRMFQLARSNLGLSTQLGGTGFCIDITVLKKLGWGATCLTEDLEFTCKLVLHGYKVGWAHDAIIYDEKPLTLFQSWKQRKRWMQGFADVSSRYFFKLLIKSIKSCNFVLLDCAFYSIQPIVTVLIGISAISGVIQYFMKTYNLISNFNTVVYSINFDLFTIIAVLFSILQFVYTPFVLILEKKLDLRIFGYYIIYPLYVITWFPISLQGIIYKNDKEWNHTIHSRSVKIKDLEKAN, from the coding sequence TTGAGCATTTTTAAGGAATTAATTCATAATGCCTCTCGTGTTTTAACTTATACAGTTTATATAATATCTATTTATTATTTGTTTATATCAATTTTTGGCATACGGAGAAAAAAAGATACTGGAGAGGTAAAACCAGAAAAAAGTTTTGCATTAGTTGTTGCAGCTCACAATGAAGAAGTTGTAATTGATGATATTATAGAAAGTTTAAAAAAACTTGATTATCCTAAGGCATTATACGACATTTTTGTAATTGCAGATAACTGTACAGATAAAACTGCATTAAAGGCTAGAAAAAAGGGAGCCATTGTGTATGAAAGATTTACCGAAGGAAAAAGAGGTAAAGGTTATGCACTGGAGTGGATGTTTGATAAGATCTTTAAGATGAAAAAGAAATATGATGCTGTTGCTATATTTGATGCTGATAATTTGGTTAATAGAAATTTCTTGAAGGAGATGAATAAGCAGCTTTGCAAAGGCTATAAAGTTGTTCAAGGTTATTTGGATAGTAAGAACCCTTGTGATACGTGGATTACAGGAAGTTATTCTATAGCATTTTGGACCTGTAACAGGATGTTTCAACTAGCCAGAAGTAATTTAGGTCTGTCGACTCAACTTGGTGGAACTGGTTTTTGCATAGATATAACTGTTTTAAAAAAGTTAGGTTGGGGTGCCACGTGTCTTACGGAAGATTTGGAGTTTACATGTAAATTGGTATTGCATGGTTATAAGGTAGGATGGGCTCATGATGCCATAATATATGATGAAAAGCCACTTACACTTTTCCAGTCTTGGAAACAGAGAAAAAGGTGGATGCAGGGATTTGCAGATGTATCCAGCAGATATTTTTTTAAACTTTTAATAAAATCAATAAAAAGTTGCAATTTTGTACTTCTTGATTGTGCATTTTATAGTATTCAACCTATAGTAACTGTTCTTATAGGAATTTCTGCTATAAGTGGTGTAATTCAATATTTTATGAAGACATATAATTTAATATCTAATTTCAATACAGTTGTATACTCTATAAATTTTGATTTGTTTACGATTATAGCGGTACTATTTTCTATATTACAATTTGTATATACTCCTTTTGTGCTTATTTTAGAAAAAAAATTAGATCTTAGGATATTTGGGTATTACATAATTTATCCTCTATATGTTATAACATGGTTTCCAATTTCTCTTCAAGGAATTATATACAAAAACGATAAAGAATGGAACCATACTATTCACAGTAGAAGTGTAAAGATAAAAGATTTAGAAAAAGCTAATTAA
- the ftsA gene encoding cell division protein FtsA: MNEYIIGIDIGSSNICAAAGKVDKHAGVQIMGITSSNCTGVKRGIVVDIDNTSESIKKCISSLERMLDTKISEAYISLPGGISEIIWNKGVVAVSSEDREIKQNDVKRVLKASKIITVPNDKEIIGVIPEQYIIDGYDKIKDPIGMSGLRLEVDSQIIMAQSAIVNNIFKSVNKAGIKVLGVVFQPIAISEVVLKEDEIQRGVALVDAGAESINIYIYEGGNLRSISTIGLGGNIITNDIGVCLKLSASEAEKLKIKYGSLEINHDEENFKIEVDADYNNKVKVDYNILVQIIQARVEELFSIIDKEIRNSEYYDKLSGVVMVGGGMAAINGIEKFGENVLKKLVRIGIPKYIGAASPMYATAVGVVKDVSNSIKVKNAAFTDPIKNKDICDYEETDKKQKTSKKNKDSSFVSRIKQFFTDFF; the protein is encoded by the coding sequence ATGAATGAGTATATAATTGGCATAGATATAGGTTCGTCCAATATATGTGCTGCTGCTGGAAAAGTGGACAAACATGCTGGAGTACAGATAATGGGTATAACTTCTTCAAATTGTACGGGAGTGAAAAGAGGAATAGTTGTAGATATAGATAATACTTCAGAATCTATAAAAAAATGTATAAGTTCTTTAGAAAGAATGCTTGATACTAAAATATCAGAAGCGTATATATCTTTACCAGGAGGAATAAGTGAGATTATTTGGAATAAAGGTGTAGTTGCTGTATCTTCAGAAGATCGTGAAATAAAACAAAATGATGTAAAAAGAGTTTTAAAAGCATCTAAGATTATTACGGTTCCAAATGATAAAGAAATAATAGGGGTAATACCTGAGCAATACATAATTGATGGTTACGACAAAATAAAGGATCCCATAGGTATGAGCGGATTAAGATTGGAAGTAGACTCACAAATAATAATGGCTCAGTCAGCAATAGTAAATAATATTTTTAAAAGTGTAAATAAAGCAGGAATAAAAGTTTTAGGAGTAGTATTTCAACCCATAGCTATATCTGAAGTAGTATTAAAAGAAGATGAAATTCAACGGGGAGTAGCTCTTGTTGATGCAGGAGCAGAGTCTATAAATATTTATATTTATGAGGGTGGAAATTTGAGGAGTATAAGTACTATAGGCTTAGGTGGAAATATAATAACAAATGATATTGGAGTTTGTTTAAAACTTTCTGCTTCAGAGGCAGAAAAACTCAAAATAAAATATGGAAGTCTTGAAATAAACCATGATGAAGAAAACTTTAAGATAGAAGTCGATGCTGATTATAATAACAAAGTAAAAGTTGATTATAATATTTTAGTTCAAATTATACAAGCTAGAGTAGAAGAATTATTTTCTATAATAGATAAGGAAATAAGAAATTCTGAGTATTATGATAAACTTTCGGGCGTAGTTATGGTAGGAGGCGGAATGGCTGCTATAAATGGAATAGAAAAATTTGGTGAAAATGTGTTGAAGAAGCTTGTAAGAATTGGAATTCCAAAATACATAGGAGCAGCTAGTCCTATGTATGCTACAGCAGTTGGAGTAGTAAAAGATGTTTCAAATTCAATAAAAGTTAAAAATGCAGCATTTACGGATCCGATTAAAAATAAAGATATATGTGATTATGAGGAAACAGATAAAAAACAAAAAACAAGTAAAAAAAATAAAGATAGTAGTTTTGTATCAAGAATAAAACAATTCTTTACAGATTTTTTTTAA